Proteins from a genomic interval of Cytophagia bacterium CHB2:
- a CDS encoding T9SS type A sorting domain-containing protein, whose product AGVPHGSNQWEEWKKEVIRLSLLYGILTPFTSFTDPGPPPTSVEESSQEAAAPPETFVLLQNYPNPFNPETRITYVLNEGLAHVTLKIYDLNGKLVRVLVDGDQPAGMHSAVWDGLDEFGTVMASGVYFYVLEIEGMKQMKRMVLLR is encoded by the coding sequence GGCGGGCGTGCCGCATGGCTCGAATCAATGGGAAGAATGGAAAAAAGAAGTCATTCGCCTGAGCCTGCTGTATGGCATTCTCACGCCGTTTACGAGTTTTACCGATCCGGGCCCGCCGCCCACCAGCGTGGAAGAATCCTCACAGGAGGCGGCTGCACCACCCGAGACTTTTGTGCTGCTGCAAAATTATCCCAATCCCTTCAATCCCGAAACGCGCATTACGTATGTTTTGAACGAAGGCCTGGCGCACGTCACGTTGAAGATTTACGATCTCAACGGCAAGCTGGTGCGCGTGCTGGTCGATGGCGATCAACCCGCAGGAATGCACAGCGCTGTTTGGGACGGCTTGGATGAGTTCGGAACCGTGATGGCCTCGGGCGTGTATTTCTATGTTTTGGAAATCGAGGGCATGAAGCAAATGAAACGGATGGTGTTGTTGCGTTGA